DNA from Schistosoma mansoni, WGS project CABG00000000 data, supercontig 0995, strain Puerto Rico, whole genome shotgun sequence:
ATCGATAGGAACAACTTAGTATCAATGACAACGGGTAATTCTAAATATTTGAGAATATAATTCGATAGGAAAGGGTAGGAAGGTATGTAACAAGGAATACTTGAAATGAAGGTTTGAAGCGGTGTATGTACTGAGCCCCTCTGCTCTCTATTATCTAAC
Protein-coding regions in this window:
- a CDS encoding XP_018644795.1 → MLDNREQRGSVHTPLQTFISSIPCYIPSYPFLSNYILKYLELPVVIDTKLFLSIYHSFQ